Within the Pseudomonas fulva genome, the region GCAGGCGCTCGTAGGCGTTCTGATCGAGCAGGCCGGCGAGGGCGCCGGCATCGGCTGGGCGAAAGCGGAAGAACCAGCCCTGGCCGAGTGGCTCGGCATTGACCAGCTCGGGGCTGGCTTCGAGATCCGGGTTCACCTCGACCACTTCGCCGTCGAGTGGCATGCCGATATTGCTGGCGGCTTTCACGGACTCCAACACCGCCACCTCGTCGCCGGCGGCGTAGGCCTGCAGCTCGGGCAACTGCACGAACACCACGTCGCCCAGCGCGTCTTGAGCGTAGGCGGTGATCCCTACGGTGACCAGGCCATCGGCCTCCTGACGCAGCCATTCGTGTTCGACGGTGAAACGCAATTCGCTCATGGGGGCTCCCTTGTTGGTCTTTGCCCATCTGGGTGGGCGCGGTTTATAGGAAACGGATAAGCAAGGTCGGTGCCATATAAAATAATCATTAAAAATCAATGAGTTATATATTTTAAAGCTTGATGTTTGGCAGCAGTGTATCGTTTTCGATACAGGCGGCGTGCCCCAGGCTGAAAAGCCCTGTCCGGGCCCACGAATGTCGCTGTTGGTTATCCGTGTGTCGTATTGGATACGGTGTATCGAAATCGGTACGGATGCGTGGGGCTGAGTGGCGCCCGCCCAGGGAGCATCAGTGGAGCGCCGGCTGTGCACTGGATTGGCGCAGCCGTTCACCGAGTTTCAGGCGCATGGCCGGGTCTTCGCACAAGAGCAGGGCGCGCTGTATGTCGAAGCGCTCGGCATGGGAACAATCGAGG harbors:
- the gcvH gene encoding glycine cleavage system protein GcvH, which codes for MSELRFTVEHEWLRQEADGLVTVGITAYAQDALGDVVFVQLPELQAYAAGDEVAVLESVKAASNIGMPLDGEVVEVNPDLEASPELVNAEPLGQGWFFRFRPADAGALAGLLDQNAYERLLNAKADA